In Lactuca sativa cultivar Salinas chromosome 5, Lsat_Salinas_v11, whole genome shotgun sequence, the DNA window TGGTTGTAAAGGCTTAGAGAGAGGTCGAAGACCATTTGCTCTTAAAACACCGGCTTCCATAAGAATCTGTTGTGTTTCAAACCCTTTGAGATCTTTCGGGGATTGATCTAAAACATCTAGTGCCGTTAATCCATGTCTGTTTACAGCATTTCCATTACCTTTGATACTTGGTATACTCAGCAAATAGCTTAAAATCTGGACAAAATTTTATCAATTATTAATAGAACCTAACAAAAGTATAATTAACCTTGACTTGTTTGGGCTTAAAGATTAGAGAATATACCTGTATCTGTTTATTGATAGAAGCAGCATGCAAGAGAGTGTTTCCATTATGATCTGTGATCTTGGCTAACTCCTCTTCTTTCCACAGCTCCATCAACACTTTCAACGCCTCAATCCGATTATAATTAACACACATATGCAAGATGGTTTCTCCACTCGCCGGCGTCTCCTTAGCAGCTTGAGGATTCGCCTGAATCAGAGCCTTCATAACCTCCAAATGCTCGTTCATGGCTGCCAAATGAAGAGGGGTTAACCCATCTTGATCTTGAAAACCACACACGCCGCCACTACCTAACCGTATAAGTTCTTGCACCATCTCCAGGTTGCCATTGGCGGAGGCAAGGTGGAGTGGGGTTCGTCTTTGGCTGTCTAAGGCCATGGCAAGTTTCGGCTTTTGGGTCAGAACCACCGTGGCAAAATTGAGATGGCCGCGCATGGTGGCGATGTGGAGGGGGGTTTCATTGAAGGCGGTGAGTGAGAGTCTGTCGAGGATGAGTTGGTCTTGATGGAGTAGTTCATTGAGTGCTTGTACGTCGCCTTTCAAAGATGCCTCGTAAAGCTTTCCTTCCATATTTTCTGATATCGATAAAACACTCCTTTACATGGTGTTATATACTGGTTCCACAAGGAGGTGGACTTTCCACGATGTTTCTTACCAATATGCAGAACTTTGACCAATAAAATTTCAAAGTCAACGAGACTCAAAGCGTGAGATAGTGGTTTAATCATAGGGCCACTGGATTTTTAAGGATAAGGTTCGGATTTCGGAACAATGATGACGTTGAATGGGATGAGGACCATCGGTAACCGCGTTTGTTGTTTGTTGCTTGTAGTTCAGCACACTGATTCAGCAACTGCCTAATTAGGACCACTTTCCTCTTTTGCAACTTGATCACATTAAAGCAAAGATCcacatatattaaacatatagatATTAAAGGCCAAAGGCCAAAACGACTTAATAATGCAAAAAAAAGTTGTGTTAGCCAATGGTTACCAATTAAATTTGGTTTTGAAAGTAATGATCACCATATTAAAACAATTGGCTAGGTGTGGAGTGGTGGAGTTTGTAATGATCAACCTAATTGTCTTGGAGATTATTATATGGGAAAATAACTTGTCAAATGAAGTTTTAAAACCGTTCAAAAAATCTCAATTATGTTTTGTCAGTTCAAGAAAATTCTACAAACTTAACTTTTTGCCTAAAAAAACCCAACGAAGTTACATTTTTATTCAATTCTATGGAAGTCAAAGAAGAAAAATAGATGACGTGACTTATTACTATATCGGGAAAATGATTTGTAAGATCAATTTGCTAGGTGTGGAGTGGTGGAGTTTGTCATGATCAACCTAATTGTCTTGGAGATTATTGTATACTTGGATAGTTGGATGTTAGCTAGACAATATACTTTTCCGGTAAATAAATAACTTATTTGATGAGTatacatggtgtataaactataAATTTGGTTTGttgaccaatgttttaaaaaccggtttgaaccaaACGGTCGAACCAATTGGACCGGAAACTGGATGAGAGAACgattcaactatcaccggttttatgtcgatttctgAAGGGGATTGAACCG includes these proteins:
- the LOC111908041 gene encoding ankyrin repeat-containing protein ITN1 encodes the protein MEGKLYEASLKGDVQALNELLHQDQLILDRLSLTAFNETPLHIATMRGHLNFATVVLTQKPKLAMALDSQRRTPLHLASANGNLEMVQELIRLGSGGVCGFQDQDGLTPLHLAAMNEHLEVMKALIQANPQAAKETPASGETILHMCVNYNRIEALKVLMELWKEEELAKITDHNGNTLLHAASINKQIQILSYLLSIPSIKGNGNAVNRHGLTALDVLDQSPKDLKGFETQQILMEAGVLRANGLRPLSKPLQPSAVLSQIKRKGFLSRTWDRYLNDDKQWLEKQRGILIVAALVVAAMAYHSGINPPGGAITDTQNGRYSLGNAVQTEVDMDQFNSFVMYNTITMIFSLGIVVILITGFPLRNKFLMWVLTLGTLFTVVFMVATYLQSLGMMAPDGYVDATSVWVCLVLLLGCGITALIHTIYFVVWVVMKLSKRRMPETNATRNQSVAEV